The following are encoded together in the Candidatus Liberimonas magnetica genome:
- a CDS encoding phosphate ABC transporter substrate-binding protein: MKRLINAVLSVVMFTSVAIAGQKIVIEGSTTVLPIAQKAAEEFMNNDSSIDINVRGGGSGVGITSIIEGTCDIADSSRPIKDAELAKAAGKGRDIKANVVAMDGIAVIVNPQNPVSALTKQQVMTIFSSSISNWSKFGGNNDKIVVVSRDSASGTFEAFGALALAGRKVRSDALMQASNQAVATTVANTPGAIGYVGVGYITSSVKAVPIDGIAASKVTVLTGKYPYSRALFMYTNGQPQGKVKDFIDFILSKDGQKIVEEEGFVGLK; the protein is encoded by the coding sequence ATGAAAAGATTAATTAATGCAGTTTTAAGTGTAGTTATGTTTACCTCAGTTGCAATTGCAGGACAAAAAATAGTTATTGAGGGTTCAACAACAGTGCTTCCAATAGCCCAAAAAGCCGCGGAAGAGTTCATGAACAACGACTCAAGCATAGATATTAATGTACGCGGCGGCGGATCAGGTGTTGGTATTACTTCGATTATTGAAGGTACATGCGACATAGCGGATTCCTCAAGGCCGATAAAAGATGCAGAGCTTGCCAAAGCCGCAGGAAAAGGCAGGGACATCAAGGCTAATGTGGTTGCCATGGATGGAATAGCCGTGATAGTTAATCCTCAGAACCCAGTTTCAGCACTTACTAAACAACAGGTTATGACGATTTTCTCAAGTTCGATATCTAATTGGTCGAAGTTTGGCGGCAATAACGATAAAATAGTTGTCGTTTCGCGCGACAGCGCTTCAGGAACTTTTGAAGCATTTGGAGCGCTTGCACTAGCTGGCAGAAAAGTCCGTTCGGATGCTCTTATGCAGGCATCAAACCAGGCTGTGGCTACGACTGTTGCTAATACACCAGGAGCTATAGGCTATGTCGGAGTAGGATATATCACGTCTTCGGTAAAGGCTGTTCCAATTGACGGCATAGCAGCTTCCAAAGTCACAGTTCTTACAGGAAAATACCCTTATTCAAGAGCTCTTTTCATGTATACCAACGGCCAGCCGCAAGGCAAAGTGAAAGATTTCATAGATTTCATTCTAAGCAAAGACGGACAAAAGATAGTTGAAGAAGAAGGTTTTGTCGGACTTAAGTAA
- the pstC gene encoding phosphate ABC transporter permease subunit PstC, whose protein sequence is MKIKEKLYEYIFTILAFSSLLFLLGIIIVLFKEGLPVFNMVGVKNFILGKSWYPTYDPPLYGILPLILASFWITIGAMFVCVPLGIGSALYIHELAGKKEKMVLKPLIEILSAIPSIVFGFFGMVIVAPFLQNLLKIPTGLCGLTASVVLGIMAIPVVSSIAEDALNYVPRSFKEASYALGANRWQTLIKVVIPAAGSGISTSIILGMSRIVGETMTVLMVSGGAAVIPKSFLEPIRPMTSTIAAEMGEAVMGSPHYNALFAIGLVLFLITMVFNVVAELISRKYRLKLGLNR, encoded by the coding sequence ATGAAGATAAAAGAAAAACTGTACGAATATATCTTTACAATACTGGCATTTTCTTCCTTGCTGTTCTTGCTGGGTATAATTATAGTGCTTTTTAAGGAAGGGCTACCGGTTTTTAATATGGTCGGAGTTAAGAATTTCATCCTTGGCAAAAGCTGGTACCCTACATATGATCCGCCTTTGTATGGGATTCTGCCTCTGATTCTTGCTTCTTTCTGGATAACCATAGGAGCTATGTTTGTATGTGTGCCTCTTGGTATAGGAAGCGCACTTTATATTCATGAACTTGCAGGCAAAAAAGAGAAAATGGTTTTAAAGCCGCTCATAGAAATTCTTTCTGCAATTCCTTCAATTGTTTTTGGTTTCTTTGGGATGGTTATAGTAGCGCCGTTCCTTCAAAACTTGCTTAAAATCCCTACAGGTTTATGCGGGTTAACGGCGAGCGTAGTGCTGGGCATCATGGCGATACCGGTTGTCTCAAGTATTGCCGAAGATGCTTTGAATTATGTCCCAAGAAGTTTTAAAGAAGCATCTTATGCTCTTGGCGCTAACAGGTGGCAGACGCTTATTAAAGTTGTAATCCCAGCAGCAGGTTCAGGTATTTCTACTTCAATAATACTTGGTATGTCAAGGATAGTAGGCGAAACAATGACTGTATTAATGGTGTCCGGCGGAGCTGCGGTAATACCAAAGTCATTTCTTGAACCGATAAGGCCGATGACATCAACTATCGCGGCTGAAATGGGAGAGGCGGTCATGGGAAGCCCTCATTACAATGCTTTATTTGCCATCGGGCTTGTACTT